Part of the Deltaproteobacteria bacterium genome, GCATAGCGATCATAATCAAGCTCCCCCAAAACGGTATTGGCCCCGGGCCGGCCGGAGAGGAGTTCTTCCAGCCACGCCTCCATTCCCTGGCCTGTTTTCGCCGAGACCGACCGGACCGATTTTTCCGGAAATTTTTCCTCAAGGGCGGCCAGAAGCCTCCTGACTTCCTCATCGGGAAGGAGATCTGTCTTGTTGAGCACGATGATGTCTGCTTCCTCCAACTGCTTCTTAAACAAATAAGCTACTTCTTCCGGAAAGCCGGCCCCCTTTTCACCTAAAAACAATTCACGCACCCGATCCGGGTCCACCAGGGTGGAAAAAGGGGCGAATTTAAAGGCCTCCTGGTAGTGGATCTTAATAGGATTGGCCACGGCCGCCACAAAATCCGTGCAACTGCCGACAGGCTCTCCAAGAAGCACATCCGGATTATGGACCAGGATCTTGTCCACCTGATTAATCAGTTCATCGAACTTGCAACAGAAGCAGCCTTCGACGACCTCTTCCACGGGCACACCGAGTCCGCTGAGCATCTCTTTAACGATTATGGTGTCCACCAGGTTCTCGGTCTGGTCATTGGTGATAATGCCCACGCGCCTACCGCGCTCAATCAGACGTTTGGCCAATCCTGCCAGGGCCGTGGTCTTTCCGGAACCCAGAAAGCCTCCGGCAAAGATCAACTTGACCGGTTTTTGGACCTTTAA contains:
- a CDS encoding cobalamin biosynthesis protein P47K, which produces METPRKLKVQKPVKLIFAGGFLGSGKTTALAGLAKRLIERGRRVGIITNDQTENLVDTIIVKEMLSGLGVPVEEVVEGCFCCKFDELINQVDKILVHNPDVLLGEPVGSCTDFVAAVANPIKIHYQEAFKFAPFSTLVDPDRVRELFLGEKGAGFPEEVAYLFKKQLEEADIIVLNKTDLLPDEEVRRLLAALEEKFPEKSVRSVSAKTGQGMEAWLEELLSGRPGANTVLGELDYDRYARAEASLGWLNGAFKMIAAEPFDAGQTATRLALDLREAFRIRKGEIGHLKFVITSGGKTMWTNLTCLEGEPVSNGTDLGKLSQATLILNARVKLEPEELESLVRETLEKVFNEAGIQLEEVDLQCFSPAYPQPPYLTREEVK